Within the Vibrio tasmaniensis genome, the region GTGATTCAATTGATCCTTGCGCGTCAAGGCCACGAAGTTTTCATCGCAAGCAACGGTGAAGAAGCCATTGGCTTTGTAGAAAGAGGTAATGATCCGATAGATATTATCTTGATGGATGTGTCGATGCCAGTTATGGACGGAATAACCACAACCAAATATATGAGAGACGCAAACATCAAAACACCAATCGTCGCGCTAACGGCACACACATCAGTAGAAGATAAATTTTCTTGTTTAGATGTCGGTATGAATGATTTCATTACCAAACCTGTAAGAACCAAAGAGATCATTGAAGCAATTGATAGGTTAATGCTTGAAGTCTAATAAACGTATTCTTAATCGAAGATTAGGAAATATGTTTATTAGGTATTTTATGGTAAATAGACTTACTGTTAAATAGAGCATCAGTTTGGTAGTCAAACAAGAGGCAGGGCATCAAACAAAGATACCTGCCTTATAAACACTAAACCCAATTTAACATAATATACATAATACGCACTGAGAGTGTAAGCCCCAGATAGTAATGTCACTTTTGAGCCAGATTAAAATGTCACCTTAGCACTGGTTGCTGACTACATTTCATGTACCAGCTTCGGTTACTAAGGACTCCTGAGATGTTGATTGCCATGAGTGAAAAAGAAATTAGTCGATTCAAAGTTATTCAAGACGTCTGTGAACATCGTTTGCGTCGTACTGATGTGGCAGAGATTCTCAGTGTCCGTCACATCCAACGCTTGATGAACCACCAAGGATTCCTCGTAAGCACAAGTTTAAGTAAATGTAATATATTTAGACTTTGTAACCAAAATCTAGAAGGTCTGTCTCTAGTTCTTTTACTTGCTTCGCCACACGTTTCTTAAAAGCAATTTCAACATCCTCATTAGACATTCCTTCGGTGCTTTTATTAAAGTATTTAATCAAGATTTCAGCCATCTCGTTGTGATTATAAAGGTCAAAATTTTGAATATACTTGGAATCATATTTCTTATGTTTTACTTGATAAAAAGCCTTAGTAAACTTTCTAGGTTTAATGTCTACTTCAAATCGCTTACACAGCATCATGATAAATGAATCTAGTTCGTGTAATAGCTTTTTATCTGTTATTTCTGAGAAAAAGAATAACCACCCTTTTGATTTTTTATTGAAAATACAGCCAGTTATTCTCAAGTTTAGTCGCCACTCTAAGAACTCTTGGCTCTTCAATTTCGAATGTTTATAACCTGAGAAGATAGACAGAATGGATTCTCTTAACTTGTCTACAGAGCCACTTCGAGCAGATATAAACTGCTCTTCAAAGTGATAACCAAGATATGTAAAGGATTCATCACTGATAACTCCTATTGAAGACTTATCTGGAGCTTTAATTGGGTCATGAACTTTTAACCTCAAACGTTTGAACTGAGCGATCACATCTTCGGCAATCAATTCACAATCGTTTTTTTTACACAATATTAGAATGTCATCGACATACCTATAGTAAGCAATATCTGTTCGAGTATTGTAACGTTTATCTAGATTTGAAAGGAAAATTGCAGCAAGTACGTTGGAGGTTGATAAACCTTGCGGGACGCCCTTTTCGTTTAAACGGTCAGAAGCATGAGGCTTGGGTACAGTTGGAGCTGTTATCGAGCTTTCTATTACATTCAGTATTACTTTATCTCTAATGCGTCTTCTTAAACGTTGTAATAGTAGCTGATGATTTATAGACGGGTAAAAATTAGAAAGATCAAGTTTGATGAAAGCATCAAACTGCCCTGTAGACATATCAGTCTTAACGTCTCTAATAACGTTTTGAGGTAAATCAAAGTTGATATCATCTTTGAACCTGATTTGGAGGAAGTCGCATAACGCTCTTAGAGCCAATCTATCTCTTATTGTGGGTATAGATATTTCACGAGGTGACTTTCCACGTCCTTTGCTAATTAGTTTTAGCTTGTATTTGGTAAACGAGTAGCTCCCTTCCAGTACCTTCCTTTCAATAATACTAATTTGCTCATCTTTCATCTCTCTAAAGACTTGATGATTCATGTTATCTATACCAGTAGCATAGGAAGTAGCGATGTGTTGTTGGTACAAGTTATTAAGATTATCCAACGAAAATGTTCGGTTGAATTCTGTTATTACTTTCATGGATTACCTGACTAAAAGAGTCAAAAATGGCAGACCTACAAAGGCTGTAAGGATTAAGTATTTTCCAAAAGTAAAAGCTATTACTTCAATTACATTAGGTATAGTTGGAACTCTTGTAAGTGTGCCCATATCCTTTTTTGAGGTATTTAGCCACTCATTGATCAAAGCACTTTTAAAATCTATATCTTCATGGTTTTCTGAACTACCTAAAATTGTTTTATAGTCAGAGTTAGCTTGGATTAGGTTGCAACTAGGGTTACGAAGAGTACCCTCCAGTTCACTTAAATGCTCATAGCAATTTTTTAACGAAACTGCTCGCTCTTTGAAATTCCGGTTACTTATATAAAGAGATGCACATAATATTAGAACGGAGAGGATAACCATGACAATTGCGAAATCACCACTGTCTGTAGGTTTTTTTAGTTCATAAATTGACATGCAAACCGTGAAAGATGAGTACCAGAGCAGAATTAATTGTGAAGCAAAGTCATTAGATTGGAGTCGCTTGGCAGCTTGGATTCTTGCCTTTCTAGTCCACCATACTGTGTCTTTAAAAGACATATAATCACCTCCAGAGAAAAGAGTGTGAGGCGTCGTTTTTAGTAATAATAAGTAACGCCTATTGCTAGACTAGTTCGAGGAACTAGAGGTAAAACCTCTCAAAATTAGTAGCACCCATTGCTGGATGACTGGCAAGCCAGTCCGCCTCACGCGTAGATTATATATACCCCTAATTGTTATGCAACTACTTACGGTTCGTTGTAATAAAAAAGTCAAACTAAGTGATTGAGCTCGTCTTTTGGTTTCCAGTGCAGTAAGGAAAGGAGCACTGTTTCACCACTAACTGCGCATTACACCAAACGATTCAACGTGCGGGCCATCTCTAAGCTCTTCCTGTCACCGGCCCAAATGATTGATACTTCAAGCTCCCTAGCCGCCTGTTTAAAAGCTTTGCTAATCACTTCAGCCATTTTGACATCTTGTTTCTGCTTCTTCATGACTCAGAGCCTTACTTTCAGAAATGGTACGCTCACCACGTGCGATCCCTTCCAGGATAGCCAAGCGGTTTTGCATAAACTGGTAGTCGTCAACATCTACGAGATACGCAGAGGGTCTGCCATGCTCGGTGATCAACACGGGCTCTTTGGTGTCGTGCAGATCGGCTAGGATTTTGGTCGCTTGACGCTTAAGGGAAGTAACGAGCTCAACTTTCATGAGGATAACTCCCATATAAGATTAACGCATAAAAATACCAAGTGTCGACAATCACGCTCAAATACTTGTCGTTTATGGGAACAAGGGGCTATACGATTTTGTAATCGCCGTACCCTCGCCTGATGCTTCTCATTTTCGAGTTCATCTTTACGCTTTAACGCCTCAACTTTGTTTTGATTAAGCAGTTTCCCTACCCACCACCTTGTTGTGTTCGGCTAAAGGCATACTGATCGTGTAAATATAAAGCGATATGAGAAAAATCGAATCATGTTGCTTCGTATTGATGTTTATATCGATAATAAGCTCATAAAATCAGATGGTTACACAAAACCATTATTAGTTTAAAAGCTCTATATTTGGTAAGATATTCAAGGAATCAATAACTTATTATATAAAAGGCTTAATATGAAAATCGGTATGGTTGCCTATCACTATTCACCGCTTTTGGCATGAGTTCATACGCGCTTGCTAATGAAAATGACACAGTAGCTAAAGAGCTTGGTCATTTTTATGCAGGTGTAGATATCGGGTTTTATAATGAAACCGAATTAGAATACCGCTGTAGCAAAATTGAAGATTCTTCTGATCTAGCTGACTTGAGTTATAACTTCGTTGGCGGTTATGAATTCAATACACACGATGTAGTAAAGCTGGGATTAGAAGCGGAGTACCGAAAAATTGGCAAAGTTAACTTTGCTCAAATGATGGATATGGAAGGCCAAGCCTTCTTCGTGAATGTTAAACCCAAATTCATCGTTAAAGGCGACGTCTTGGATTTGTATGTCTCCCTGTTAGCAGGCGTTGGATCTATTGATACGGAAATCAAAGCCTTTGGGCTCTCAGCTTCTGAATCTGAGGCCGCTTACCAAATCGGTGGAGAATTTGGCGCAATAATTACCGATAACATCGACGTTCATATTGGTTACCGCTCTGCACATATTGAAATAGAGTCCATCGATGTTTCATCCAAAACAGCATACATTGGTGCAAGGTACCATTTCTAAAGTTCCTTCAATGGCTAGACCAATTTATTGCGGTCAACTAGCCTAACATTGCAAATAGTCCGATCTCTTTGAGGTCGGATTTATCATTATTGGTTCACTTAACTTCCTTTACATTGCCTCCAAATATAGACCTATTCTTCCACCAATATAAAGTTACGTTGCAACTTATTAAAAAACCAGCGCTATTGCAAGATAAATCACTCAAACAGGCTGCTATTTCGTGTTTAAATTTTGATCTATCAATCAGTTATATGATTAAACTTGGTGACTAAGCAAGCAAACACTATGCATTCACGCTTACATTATGAATTATAGTGTTAACATCAGACAATGTTGTAAACTAGGTGTTTGATATGTTGCCTAAACTTTATAAGTTCAGATCTCTTCACGATAGAAACATACAGTCGATATCCGAGTGTTCGTTGTGGTTTGATTCCGCTAAGACCTTTAATAACCCTTTTGAATCTCATCACCTGTTCAACCAAGAACTTCAGAATGACTTCAAGGTTATGTGCTTCTCTCAATCGAATGACCATCCCATACTTTGGTCTCAGTATGGCGATAACTTTAAAGGTATGTGTATTGAGTATGATCTTAACTGTTATCACGGTGAGGCAGATCTCAATTGCTTTGAAGTTCAGTATACTGACAACCCAAGCATGCTTAGTTCTCCTTCGCTAGTTAAGTCAAAAGTATCGAAATTAGCCGCGAGCGTACTTGGAATCAAACATTCAAACTGGCGTTACGAAAAAGAATATCGCTGGGTACTGCCCAATGAAGAGATTATTGGCAACAAGCTGTATCTGAATAAAGAGTGTATAAGCTCTGTGATTCTCTCAGAACACGCTCCTGCCGATAGAAAACTAAAGGTACTGATGACTTGCCAACACCTCGGCATCCCCGTTAAACACGCTGTCGCTAAACAAGATTCGTGTACATTTGGCACCTTCTGTTAAATAGAATGAACACTCTACTAGACATATTCCTCATATCAAGTGACAGTGCAACAAACTGACATCTAACTCAGATCACCGTAATTCACTCGTTTTCATTGGCATTTTAAGCAATAATATTAATGCCATTTAGTTATAGTGCATTACCTTGGTCAGTTTGTGATATGAATTCGGATGTACTTTTCTGGAAAACTGTATTTGAACTGTTTCTTGTTTGGTAAGTGCTGTTTCGCCTGTCTACAAGCTTTACTATCGCCGGATGTTCTCACTCTCTTGATTTTTGTATAACCTTTGGAGTGCTTCATTTCAATCATCAGGTCACAATAACCATCGATTTCAACATTGCTCTTTTTTAGGCCTTTCATGACCGTGGCTTTGATCTTTTTAGCTACGGGATTAACCAATGCATCGTCGGGAAATACGACTGGGGATGAAAAAAACAACAAAAGGGTTAGATATCTCATACTGTTCTCCTTTATTGAAACTGAGAACAGTATGACGATGGTTAAGGCAAGCGAAGAACTAACTTAGTATGAAGATTAACAAGATAAGACGTAATTCTCGACAATTACGCCTTCTTTGAACCTTTAGATTTGAAGCCGTTATGCGGGAATACATTACGAATACGTTGTTGCACGTTCTTAGGTACATCCTTTGTGAACTTGAGATTATAACCAGAACGCTTTGCGTACACTTTTAATTCACCTTTAAACGTGTTGTTGTGGCCAATCTCTTGAAGGTTGTGCTTAAAGCTAGGTGGAAGATGACCTTTAACTTGTTCGATCGCCCCATCGTTAAATTTGATTTTCAATACCGGCCTATCAACCGCGACTAACCAAAAAACCAACGCTGCACCGATTAAGATTACATACATCATAATGTCACCACTACTGTTGATGATTATTTATCGTCAGAAAGGAGCTTGCTTAAATCTTCTTTAAGATTGGTTACTGTCTTGCTGGCCTGTTCACTACGAGATGCTTCGCTTACCAAATACTCGATGGCATCTGATAGCGTACAACCTAGCTCGTTCGCACGCTGGGATAGCTTTTCCCATACACGATAATCAAGGTCGATTGATTTTTTCTTGGTGTGAACTTGTTCAGCATTAAAGTGACGCTTTCGCTTAGCTCGGATCGCTTGCTTAAGCTTGTTATCGAGCTCAGGAGACATGTTGTCAGATATCCACTCAAGAACACCTGTTGGTTGGTGTTCAAGCTTCAATAAGGCTTGTACAGCAACGTCAGCTTCACTTGAATCAATATGGCAGGTGATCGACTCGCCTTCTTTCCATTTTTTGACCAGATAGTTCCATTTCCAACCACATTCCAAGTTTTCAAGTTGCTGATATTTCATGTCTAATCTCGAGAGTTAATCCTAGTGACAGCGTAACCCAAAATAGGCTATTTAACAATTGTTGTCTTGAAAGAATAGACCAAGATCATACTTATATTAGCTTAGTGATTAGTAACTACAACATAGAGCTACAAGCGAGATCGGTTTTTCTATATACTCCCTACCTCATTATCATAATCAGAAACTTAAATGACTCTAGTAGATTGGCGACATGTTACGCCTCAGTACGACGAATATAGCGCTCAATTAGAGCAATTCCCTGACATCTCGCCTTTCCCATTTTCAGACATTCAACATAGATTCAACGATGCGCTAACCCGCTTTGTCCGCTTGTCCAATCTTTCGCGTGTTTTACTTGTCAACGCTCCGGACAATTCGATCTATCGTCAAATGATTGTTGAATCTTTAGTAACGGCTCTAGATGATCACACGTTACCAGTAATAAAAACTGAGTCTTTAAATGCTGTCTCTCTGTTTGACCAAGTTCAATCAAAAGACGGCCAAGTCGTTGCGACAAAGCCTGGCTTACTGGCTAGAGCGAACAATGGTTATCTGATTGTTTCAGCCAACTTGATTCTAGCAAACCCGGGAAGCTGGTTACTGCTTAAGTCTGCACTTCTTGGTGAGGCCGTAGAGCCCATCAGTAGCAACCCTGAACACTTAAACCAATCTCCATCTTTACCGCTTACCTACAATATTAAGTTGATTGTGGTTGGAGACCGAGCTCAACTCGGCGATCTTGATTACCTAGACAGTGATATTCAAACCGGTTTCTGCCTATTCAGTGAAATTGAACAAGACATAAAGCTAACAGAAGAGACGTTGACTCAATATCTTGGTTACCTTAAATGGCTCCAACAACGTTATGAACTGCCAAACATCACGCAACAGGCGGTGACAGGCATTCTTACTGCTGGAGCAAGAGAAACTGAAGACCAAAGCTATATACCGTTGTGCCCGATTTGGCACAATGCGTTATTGAACGAAGCTTTGATTGAAGCCGACCATGGTGAGATTGATGGTCACCATATTCAGCAAGCACAACAACACAAATACAACCGCGAATCGTACTTACCTGAACGTGCTCTTGATGATATTCGAGATGGCCAAGTTATTATCGAAACCGAGGGTGAACAAGTTGGACAAGTTAATGGTCTGACGGTTATCGATGTACCAGGACACCCAGTATCGTATGGTGAACCAGCCCGAATTTCATGTGTTATCCACTTTGGTGATGGTGATATTGCCGACGTTGAACGCAAAGCGGAACTCGGTGGTAACCTTCATGCTAAAGGCATGATGATCATGCAAGCGTTTGTAAGCAGCGCGTTAAACCTTGAAGATCCGTTGCCCTATGCTGCTTCTGTTGTGTTTGAGCAATCATACTGCGAAGTTGATGGCGATAGTGCTTCTCTTGCTGAGCTTTGCTCTTTGGTCAGTGCTTTGTCGGAATACCCTATCAATCAACAAATAGCGGTAACCGGTGCTGTCGACCAATTCGGTCGTGTACAAGCAGTTGGTGGGCTAAACGAGAAAATCGAAGGCTTCTATCATGTGTGTAAACACAACGGGTTAACTGGCGAACAAGGTGTGATCCTTCCAAGATCTAACTTACGACATCTTGCTCTGAAGCCAGACCTAATTGAAAGCATCAAAAACAAAGAATTCCATATTTGGTCTGTCTCTAATGTAGATGAAGCGATTCCTCTTATTATGAACAAACCATTTAGAGACGATGAACAAGAAAGCGTTCTGAGCAAAATTGCGGAACGTATTGAAAACTTTGAAAGACATGAGCACCCTATTGGAATTGTTGGACGCATTAAAAACTGGTTTGTCTAGTACTGATCGGACTTGTTTAGCGTACACCTGTTCACTAATATGCACCTATCAAAAATTGGAGTAATTGATAATGCAAAACAAACGTGATTCTTACACTCGCGAAGATCTTCTAGCATCAAGCCAAGGCGAACTATGGCCTGAAGGTCCTCAACTACCAGCACCGAACATGTTGATGATGGATCGCATCACTAAAATGTCTGAGACTGAAGGTGGTTTCGGTAAAGGTTTGATTCTTGCTGAACTGGATATTACTCCTGACCTATGGTTCTTCGACTGTCACTTCCCTGGTGACCCAGTAATGCCTGGTTGTCTAGGACTTGATGCAATGTGGCAGCTTGTTGGCTTCTACCTTGGTTGGGTTGGCGGCAAAGGCAAAGGCCGTGCTTTAGGTGTAGGCGAAGTGAAATTCACTGGTCAAATCCTACCTACTGCGAAAAAAGTGACTTACGAAATCCACATGAAGCGTGTTGTTAACCGTCGCCTAGTTATGGGCCTTGCAGATGGTCGCGTACTTGTTGATGGCAAAGAGATTTATGTTGCTAAAGATTTGAAAGTTGGCCTTTTCCAAGATACGTCAGCATTCTAATCCAACTGTTTAATTAGAATAACGCAGTTAGATTTTAATAAAGCAGCCAATGGCTGCTTTATTTTCACTCCAATAAATTTAGTTATAGTGCACTAGAGTGTACTGGTTAAACAAACTTTCTTATCCCGAAACTGTACTGTATTAGTCCACCAGCAACTATGTATTCCACTATCACTATCAGCTTAAGCACTAGCTCTCTACGCCATTACATTTATTTTATCTAAATTATGTGCCCACTCAGAAACTAACAAGGCTCCACTGCTGTACAACAATGGAGCCTTGATCTTTGAATATGTTCCGCCCTATCTATTTATAGAGACCTGATTGCTTATCACCTTTGGCGTCACGCCAACCACCTAACCAATAAGACCGAGAATCCATTTGGCTATATGGGCAAGCTTCTTGTGACCTACCGTTTATACCAGCTTTGTAGCCTTGAGATTGTGCTCGTTCTAGTCGATCACGCTTTTGTCTCTTCATAGTGCAGTCCTCATACGGGTGTTCTATTTACTAACATACAATGATTACAACTTTGCGGAGTTTTTGTGACTCCAACTTTAAGAATCGACCAGTTTTTCACTTTTCTCAAGGCGAAAAAAAAGCCCGAATTCAGAATTGTGAACTCGGGCTCAAGAGATGAAATTATTTAAATTTTCTACGGAACCCTAATAAGCCGAGTACAGTCAAAGCGAACCAACCTAAGCTACCGCCTTTACGATCGACCTTTGCTGTATCAGTACTACGAGCTTGGATATCGCTCTTACCTTTACCTTCGATAGGAATCAATTTAACCGCAACAACCTTTTCAACCGCATTAGACGCAGCACCGCCACAGTATGAGTTGTGAGACGTTGTATCGTATGGTTTAGGTGTGCCGCCAACAACACATTTGATAGCCGTCGCAGAGATAACACCCGCATCGTTGATACCTGAAGCATCAATGATTCGGAACTTGTTGTTCTCTCCAGAAACGTTGCCATCGTTCGTTAGATCATCTAGAAACCAAGCTTTGTTCTGAAACAGATCAATTCTTGATGGGTCAGTACCCGTTGCTTGATATGGATAAATAAAGCCGCGGTGTCTACGCTCACTACCATCAACTTCACGCGTTGTTTCTGCGTCAACTTGACCAACAATTTCATTGAAGTTGTTAACTGCTCTTGCTTCACCACTCGAACCAGCAAAGAAGATACCACCCGTTAGGTATGTCGCTGTTGGAGTCGCAACTGAAGCATCAGTAACAACAAACATCTTGCTGCCTGCGCTACCATTTTCAGGCACTCGACCATTACGCTTAGAGTTACCAATAACAAACAAGTTTTTGTTGATATCGGTCGCTACAGAGTTACTGTATTTGTAATCATTAGACGAGTTAGAGTTGACCTTAGCCCCCTCAATTGATTTGGTCGTCCAAGTATTCGTGCTGTCAGCTAAGTCCAGAGATTTGCTGATGAATACAGATGCATTCATATCTTGCAGATCACCACTACCATCAACAGTATTGTAGCCTACGCCATAAAACTTAGTATCCGATTCGGCAATTGAACGCATGCTACCTTGAGCATAGTAATCGCCTTGTCTAGCAGTTCCACCACGAGTCCAATCGATTTGCTTGGTATTCGTACCATCCCAAATAGCAGCTTTTGAACTAAATACAGGATCCGGCGTTGACGTCTCCGTAATGGTTTCACTAGTAGAAACACTACCTACATTGTAAACAGTACCATTACTCGCTGTGATGGCTTTCCATGCTCGAGTCTCAGAAGATCCTGCAGGCTTGGCTGTCGTTGTAAATATTGCATTGTTTCGGATGGTTCCCTCAGACTTAACACCGAGTGGGTTGGCATCTTTATCTAGAGAGTTGATCACTGTATTGCGAGTATCGAGTATTGCCCCGCCTTCTATAAATGCCTTTGCATTTACATAACTCAGGTTGTTTCTTTCCTTAAACCAAGTATCTTCCCAGCGAGTTTTCGCCCAGCTTTCACATGTGGAATATCTTAGTTCACGGTTACAATAGTTTTTGAAGTCATCGAACTCTTGTAAATATTGGAAGACAGCGTCCATAGCGAAAGGAACTTCTTCACGGTAACTAATAGCTTCAAGCGAATTACGAGTTTCACCTGCTAGCTTAAAGCTATCACATGCGACACCACCGATAGTAGCGTTGGTAAAACAACTTTCAGTTCCGGTAACCGCCGCTGGTTGAATCGCGACACCAAACGTTTCAGAAGCTCCGACAATTGAGCTAGGAGTCGCGACTTCAACTACCTTGTACAGTGCAGCATTCGCGTTAGTTGCAGCCAAAACTAAGGCTGCAACTGTTGTTAATTTAAATTTATTACAAGTCATGATTACTTCTTAACTTTCCTGTTGTAGTGCCTCGAGCTCTTCCCAGCGCTCAAAAGCAACTTCAAGCTCCTGCTCTGCTGCAGATAGCTTATCTAATACTGGTTGTGTCTGCTCTACAGATTTTGAAAAGAAGCTAGGATCGTTGACTTCTTCCTGAAGAGTTTCAATTTGAGTTTCCAATTCTTCCAAACGCAAAGGTAGCGCTTCTAGTTCTCGTTGTAGCTTATACGATAACTTCTTAGCTTTAGCCTTAACTGGCGCAGTTTTGGGAGTTTCCTCAACTACTTTCTCTGGCTTTGATGGCTTTTCAACCTGTCGGTACTCTATAGCCTGCTTTCTTTGTTGCTGAGCATCGTGGTAACCACCAACAAATTCTTCAACAACGCCGTTGCCTTCAAATATCCAACTTGTCATAACCGTGTTATCAACAAACTGTCGATCGTGGCTCACTAAAAGAAGCGTACCCTGATAGTTGGCAAGCAAATCTTCTAAAAGTTCCAAAGTTTCGATATCTAGATCGTTGGTTGGCTCATCGAGAATCAATAAGTTATTCGATTTAAGGAAAATACGAGCTAATAACAGACGGTTTTTCTCACCACCAGACAATGCCTTCACTGGAGTGCGAGCACGTTTAGGAGAGAACAAGAAATCTTGTAGGTAGCTCAGTGCGTGACGCTCACGGCCGCCTACTGTCACTTCTTGCTTACCATCCGCTAGGTTGTCAATTACTGACTTCTCAGGGTCGAGGATTTCGCGGTATTGGTCGAAGTAAGCCACTTCAAGTTTAGTACCACAATGCAGACGGCCTGAGTCAGGCTTAAGCTGATCAAGAAGCAGTTTAAGGACAGTACTCTTACCACAGCCATTAGGGCCGATCAGAGCAATACGATCGCCACGCATAATGTTGAAGCTGAAGTCCTTAACAATCTCTTTGCCTTCAAAGCCAAAGTTAAGATTCTCTGCTTCGAATACAATCTTGCCTGAACGTTGGCCATCGTCAATTTGGATAATCGCTTTACCCTGCACTTCACGACGATTGATGCGCTCTTCACGTAACTTTTTAAGTGCACGTACACGGCCTTCGTTACGCGTTCGACGAGCTTTAATACCCTGACGAATCCAAACTTCTTCTTGAGCAAGCTTTTTATCGAATTCAGCGTTCTGCATCTCTTCGACACGTAACGCTTCTTCTTTCTCTAGCAAGTAGTTTTCGTAATCGCCAGGGAACGAGCTCAGCTTGCCGCGATCAAGATCAACAATGCGTGTTGCCATCGATTTGATGAAAGCACGGTCATGCGAGATAAAGATGATTGAACCACGGAAGTCTTTCAGGAAGCCTTCTAACCATTCGATTGTCGCAACATCCAGGTGGTTAGTCGGCTCGTCGAGTAGAAGCACGTCAGGGTCACATACAAGTGCACGAGCGAGCGCCGCTTTACGTTGCCAACCACCAGACAAATCGGTCAGTTTTGTTTCAGCAGTGAGTTTAAGCGCCGCCATTACGTTACTTACGCGATCTTCGAAACGCCATGCGTTGGCATGATCCAACTGCTCTTGCACACGAGTAAGACGATTTAAGTTCTTTTCGCTAGGGTCAGTACCAATGAGATCCAAAAGATCATGGTAGATCTTCAGCTGTTCGCCGACTTCCGCTAGGCCACCAGCAACGTAATCATAAACGGTGCCTTCTTCATTACGCGGTGGATCTTGCTCAAGGCGAGAGACAACCACATCTTGTGTGATTTGCATCTTACCGTCGTCCATGATGATGTTCCCTGACAGGATTTTCATCAACGTAGACTTACCCGCACCATTG harbors:
- the rmf gene encoding ribosome modulation factor, with the translated sequence MKRQKRDRLERAQSQGYKAGINGRSQEACPYSQMDSRSYWLGGWRDAKGDKQSGLYK
- a CDS encoding AAA family ATPase, translating into MTLVDWRHVTPQYDEYSAQLEQFPDISPFPFSDIQHRFNDALTRFVRLSNLSRVLLVNAPDNSIYRQMIVESLVTALDDHTLPVIKTESLNAVSLFDQVQSKDGQVVATKPGLLARANNGYLIVSANLILANPGSWLLLKSALLGEAVEPISSNPEHLNQSPSLPLTYNIKLIVVGDRAQLGDLDYLDSDIQTGFCLFSEIEQDIKLTEETLTQYLGYLKWLQQRYELPNITQQAVTGILTAGARETEDQSYIPLCPIWHNALLNEALIEADHGEIDGHHIQQAQQHKYNRESYLPERALDDIRDGQVIIETEGEQVGQVNGLTVIDVPGHPVSYGEPARISCVIHFGDGDIADVERKAELGGNLHAKGMMIMQAFVSSALNLEDPLPYAASVVFEQSYCEVDGDSASLAELCSLVSALSEYPINQQIAVTGAVDQFGRVQAVGGLNEKIEGFYHVCKHNGLTGEQGVILPRSNLRHLALKPDLIESIKNKEFHIWSVSNVDEAIPLIMNKPFRDDEQESVLSKIAERIENFERHEHPIGIVGRIKNWFV
- a CDS encoding outer membrane beta-barrel protein, translated to MSSYALANENDTVAKELGHFYAGVDIGFYNETELEYRCSKIEDSSDLADLSYNFVGGYEFNTHDVVKLGLEAEYRKIGKVNFAQMMDMEGQAFFVNVKPKFIVKGDVLDLYVSLLAGVGSIDTEIKAFGLSASESEAAYQIGGEFGAIITDNIDVHIGYRSAHIEIESIDVSSKTAYIGARYHF
- the fabA gene encoding bifunctional 3-hydroxydecanoyl-ACP dehydratase/trans-2-decenoyl-ACP isomerase, which encodes MQNKRDSYTREDLLASSQGELWPEGPQLPAPNMLMMDRITKMSETEGGFGKGLILAELDITPDLWFFDCHFPGDPVMPGCLGLDAMWQLVGFYLGWVGGKGKGRALGVGEVKFTGQILPTAKKVTYEIHMKRVVNRRLVMGLADGRVLVDGKEIYVAKDLKVGLFQDTSAF
- a CDS encoding SLATT domain-containing protein — its product is MSFKDTVWWTRKARIQAAKRLQSNDFASQLILLWYSSFTVCMSIYELKKPTDSGDFAIVMVILSVLILCASLYISNRNFKERAVSLKNCYEHLSELEGTLRNPSCNLIQANSDYKTILGSSENHEDIDFKSALINEWLNTSKKDMGTLTRVPTIPNVIEVIAFTFGKYLILTAFVGLPFLTLLVR
- the matP gene encoding macrodomain Ter protein MatP encodes the protein MKYQQLENLECGWKWNYLVKKWKEGESITCHIDSSEADVAVQALLKLEHQPTGVLEWISDNMSPELDNKLKQAIRAKRKRHFNAEQVHTKKKSIDLDYRVWEKLSQRANELGCTLSDAIEYLVSEASRSEQASKTVTNLKEDLSKLLSDDK
- a CDS encoding RNA-dependent DNA polymerase gives rise to the protein MKVITEFNRTFSLDNLNNLYQQHIATSYATGIDNMNHQVFREMKDEQISIIERKVLEGSYSFTKYKLKLISKGRGKSPREISIPTIRDRLALRALCDFLQIRFKDDINFDLPQNVIRDVKTDMSTGQFDAFIKLDLSNFYPSINHQLLLQRLRRRIRDKVILNVIESSITAPTVPKPHASDRLNEKGVPQGLSTSNVLAAIFLSNLDKRYNTRTDIAYYRYVDDILILCKKNDCELIAEDVIAQFKRLRLKVHDPIKAPDKSSIGVISDESFTYLGYHFEEQFISARSGSVDKLRESILSIFSGYKHSKLKSQEFLEWRLNLRITGCIFNKKSKGWLFFFSEITDKKLLHELDSFIMMLCKRFEVDIKPRKFTKAFYQVKHKKYDSKYIQNFDLYNHNEMAEILIKYFNKSTEGMSNEDVEIAFKKRVAKQVKELETDLLDFGYKV
- a CDS encoding DUF3634 family protein produces the protein MMYVILIGAALVFWLVAVDRPVLKIKFNDGAIEQVKGHLPPSFKHNLQEIGHNNTFKGELKVYAKRSGYNLKFTKDVPKNVQQRIRNVFPHNGFKSKGSKKA
- a CDS encoding DUF2971 domain-containing protein, with the translated sequence MLPKLYKFRSLHDRNIQSISECSLWFDSAKTFNNPFESHHLFNQELQNDFKVMCFSQSNDHPILWSQYGDNFKGMCIEYDLNCYHGEADLNCFEVQYTDNPSMLSSPSLVKSKVSKLAASVLGIKHSNWRYEKEYRWVLPNEEIIGNKLYLNKECISSVILSEHAPADRKLKVLMTCQHLGIPVKHAVAKQDSCTFGTFC